The sequence CGCACGGTTCCGGGCCTGCCGGAGGAGAACTACTGGTTCCGCCGCCATGAGGTCGTGTACCGGCGGCTGGCCGAGCGCTGCGCGGGCCGAGATGTCCTCGAAGCGGGCTGCGGCGAGGGCTACGGCGCCGACCTGATCGCCGATGTGGCGCGACGCGTAATCGGTCTGGACTACGACGAATCGGCGGTCGCCCACGTCCGGGCGCGCTATCCCCGGGTCGAGATGCGCCATGGCAACCTGGCCGAGCTGCCCCTCGCCGACGCCGAGGTCGATGTGGTCGTCAACTTCCAGGTGATCGAACACCTTTGGGACCAAGGACAATTCGTCGCCGAGTGCCTGCGCGTGTTGCGCCCCGGCGGCGCCCTGCTGATGTCGACGCCCAACCGCATCACGTTCTCACCCGGTCGCGACACCCCGGTCAACCCGTTTCACACCCGCGAACTCAATGCGGCCGAACTCACCGAACTGCTGACGACGGCCGGGTTTCGGATGGAGCGCATGTGCGGGGTTTTCCACGGCCCGCGGCTGCTCGAACTCGATGCCCGCCACGGCGGTTCGATCATCGACACCCAGATCGCCCGCGCGTTGGCCGACACACCCTGGCCGACCGACCTGCTCGCCGACGTTGCGTCGGTGCGCACCGACGACTTCGACCTCATCGACTCCGCGGAACGCAACATCGACGACAGCCTCGACCTGGTGGCAATCGCGGTGCGGCCGTGAGTACGTCGCCGGCCGGTGCCCCGGCTCCGGGGATGTTCACGCTTGTGCTGCACACGCATCTGCCGTGGCTAGCCCATCACGGCCGCTGGCCGGTCGGCGAGGAGTGGCTCTACCAGTCGTGGTCGGCGGCCTACCTGCCGCTGATGCGTGTGCTTCGCGGGCTGGCCGCCGAAGGCCGTCGTCACGTGGTGACGCTGGGCATGACACCGGTGGTCACCGCGCAACTCGACGACCCGTACTGCCTCACCGGCATGCACCACTGGTTGGCCAATTGGCAGCTGCGCGCCCTGGAGGCGACGACGCTCGGAGCACCGTTGCGCCAGTTCGGAGTTCGCGAGCTGGCCGAAACCGAACAGGCGATCACCGACTTCGAGACGCTGTGGGCCCACGGTGGTAGCCCGCTGCTGCGTGAGCTGATCGACGCCGAAACCATCGAGTTGCTCGGCGGGCCGTTGGCGCACCCGTTTCAGCCGCTGCTGCATCCGCGGTTGCGCGACTTCGCGTTGCGTGAGGGTCTCGCCGACGCCGCGCTGCGCTTCGCGCACACCCCGCGCGGCATCTGGGCGCCCGAATGCGCGTATGCGCCGGGCATGGAAAACGACTATGCCGCAGCAGGTGTCGGGCATTTCATGGTCGACGGGCCGTCGCTGCACGGTGACACCGCGCTTGGCCGCCCGGTGGCCGGGTCGGATGTCGTCGCATTCGGCCGTGATTTACAGATCAGCTACCGGGTGTGGTCGCCCAAGTCGGGCTATCCCGGCCACCCGGCATACCGCGACTTTCACACCTATGACCACACCACCGGTCTGAAGCCCGCGCGGGTGACCGGGCGCCACGTCGCCTCCGACGACAAGGCGCCCTACGACCCGCAGCGCGCCGACCGCGCAATCGACCACCACGTCGCCGATTTCGTCGATCTGGTGCGCCGTCGGCTCCTCGAGGAGAGCGAACGGATCGGCAGGCCCGCACACGTCATCGCCGCTTTCGACACCGAGCTGTTCGGGCACTGGTGGTATGAGGGTCCGGTGTGGCTGCAGCGGGTGCTGCGGGCACTGCCGCAGGCCGGGGTGCGGGTGGGCACGCTGTCCGACGCGATCGCCGACGGTTTCGTGGGTTCGGCCGTCGAATTGCCGCCCAGCTCATGGGGTTCGGGTAAAGACTGGCATGTGTGGGCCGGTGAGAAGGTCAGCGATCTGGTCCAGTTGAACAGCGAGGTCGTCGACACCGCGCTGTCCACTGTGGACAAGGCGCTCGGCGAGACCAGCCCTCGTGATTTCGTCGCCGATCAGATCCTTCGCGAGACGTTGTTGACCGTATCCAGCGACTGGCCGTTCATGGTGAGCAAGGATTCGGCCGCCGACTATGCGCGCTACCGCGCGCATCTGCACGCCCACGCCACCCGCGAGATCGCCGATGCGGTGGCGTCGGGCCGGCACGAGCACGCCAAGCGGCTGGCCGAGGGATGGAACCGCGCCGACGGGCTTTTCGGCGCGCTGGACGCCAGGCGGTTGCCCCGATGAAGACCCCCTCCTTCGTGGGCGAGCGTGCGTGTCCGAGGCCGACACGCCGTAGATCGGCCGAACTTCACGCACGTCCACTACTTGCGTGTGAGCCCACGCGCCGAACTGAGGACATCGCGTGAAGGTCCTCATGGTGTCTTGGGAGTACCCGCCGGTGGTCGTCGGCGGCCTCGGCCGCCACGTCCACCACCTGGCCACGGCACTGGCTGCGGCCGGACACGAGGTCGTCGTGCTCAGCCGTCGTCCCAGCGACACCGATCCAAGCACCCACCCCACGACCGACGACGTCAGCGAGGGTGTGCGCGTCATCGCCGCCGCACAGGACCCGCACGAGTTCGAGTTCGGCAGCGACATGATGGCCTGGACGCTGGCGATGGGGCATTCGATGGTGCGCGCCGGGTTGGCCATCAAGGGCACCGACACCGAACCCTGGAAGCCGGACGTCGTTCACGCACACGACTGGCTGGTCGCGCACCCGGCGATCGCGCTCGCCGAATACTTCGATGTGCCACTGGTTTCCACCGTCCACGCCACCGAGGCGGGCAGGCACTCCGGTTGGGTGTCGGGGCGGATCAGCCGCCAAGTGCACGCGGTGGAGTCCTGGCTGGTGCACGAATCCGACTCGCTCATCACGTGTTCGGCGTCGATGAGCGACGAGATCACCGAGCTGTTCGGTCCGGGGCTGGCCGAAACCCGGGTGATTCGCAACGGAATCGACGTCGCGCGTTGGCCGTTCGCGCCTCGACGGCCGCGCCAAGGCCCGGCGCGGCTGCTGTATCTGGGCCGGCTCGAGTACGAGAAGGGTATTCACGACGCCATCGCGGCGCTGCCCCGCATCAGGCGCACCCATCCGGGCACCACGCTGACCATCGCCGGCACCGGGACCCAGCAGGCGTGGCTCGTCGAGCAGGCCCGAAAACACAAGGTACTCAGGGCCACATCGTTCGTCGGCCACCTCAACCACGACGACCTGGTCAACCTGCTGCACACCGCGGACGCCGCCGTGCTGCCCAGCCACTACGAACCGTTCGGCATCGTCGCGCTGGAGGCCGCGGCCACGGGCACCCCGTTGGCGACCTCCAACGTCGGCGGCCTGGGCGAGGCGGTGATCAACGGCCAGACGGGGGTGTCCTATCCCCCGCGGGACATCGCGGCCCTGGCCAACGCGGTCCGCACCGTGCTCGACGACCCGCAGGCCGCGCAGAAGATGGCCGTCGCCGCGCGCGAACGCCTCACCTCCGATTTCGACTGGGACGCGGTCGCCGAGGAGACCGCCCAGGTGTACCTTTCGGCCAAACGCGCTGAGCGCCAACCACATCGCAGGCGCCCCATCATCGAGCACGCGCTCCCCGACCGCTGACACCGCCGCCGCGAGTGTGCGTGAACTCGCGGGAAATGACGGCGTGTCGCCCTCTGACACGCACGCTCGCGCACAAGGCGCGTCGGGCCCACGCGCCAAGCA comes from Mycolicibacterium pulveris and encodes:
- a CDS encoding class I SAM-dependent methyltransferase translates to MSAFVTGGPDLPLTGERTVPGLPEENYWFRRHEVVYRRLAERCAGRDVLEAGCGEGYGADLIADVARRVIGLDYDESAVAHVRARYPRVEMRHGNLAELPLADAEVDVVVNFQVIEHLWDQGQFVAECLRVLRPGGALLMSTPNRITFSPGRDTPVNPFHTRELNAAELTELLTTAGFRMERMCGVFHGPRLLELDARHGGSIIDTQIARALADTPWPTDLLADVASVRTDDFDLIDSAERNIDDSLDLVAIAVRP
- a CDS encoding 1,4-alpha-glucan branching protein domain-containing protein; this encodes MFTLVLHTHLPWLAHHGRWPVGEEWLYQSWSAAYLPLMRVLRGLAAEGRRHVVTLGMTPVVTAQLDDPYCLTGMHHWLANWQLRALEATTLGAPLRQFGVRELAETEQAITDFETLWAHGGSPLLRELIDAETIELLGGPLAHPFQPLLHPRLRDFALREGLADAALRFAHTPRGIWAPECAYAPGMENDYAAAGVGHFMVDGPSLHGDTALGRPVAGSDVVAFGRDLQISYRVWSPKSGYPGHPAYRDFHTYDHTTGLKPARVTGRHVASDDKAPYDPQRADRAIDHHVADFVDLVRRRLLEESERIGRPAHVIAAFDTELFGHWWYEGPVWLQRVLRALPQAGVRVGTLSDAIADGFVGSAVELPPSSWGSGKDWHVWAGEKVSDLVQLNSEVVDTALSTVDKALGETSPRDFVADQILRETLLTVSSDWPFMVSKDSAADYARYRAHLHAHATREIADAVASGRHEHAKRLAEGWNRADGLFGALDARRLPR
- a CDS encoding glycosyltransferase family 4 protein; the protein is MKVLMVSWEYPPVVVGGLGRHVHHLATALAAAGHEVVVLSRRPSDTDPSTHPTTDDVSEGVRVIAAAQDPHEFEFGSDMMAWTLAMGHSMVRAGLAIKGTDTEPWKPDVVHAHDWLVAHPAIALAEYFDVPLVSTVHATEAGRHSGWVSGRISRQVHAVESWLVHESDSLITCSASMSDEITELFGPGLAETRVIRNGIDVARWPFAPRRPRQGPARLLYLGRLEYEKGIHDAIAALPRIRRTHPGTTLTIAGTGTQQAWLVEQARKHKVLRATSFVGHLNHDDLVNLLHTADAAVLPSHYEPFGIVALEAAATGTPLATSNVGGLGEAVINGQTGVSYPPRDIAALANAVRTVLDDPQAAQKMAVAARERLTSDFDWDAVAEETAQVYLSAKRAERQPHRRRPIIEHALPDR